The following coding sequences are from one Culex quinquefasciatus strain JHB chromosome 1, VPISU_Cqui_1.0_pri_paternal, whole genome shotgun sequence window:
- the LOC119765506 gene encoding probable RNA 2'-phosphotransferase has protein sequence MSNHKIPLIPNEKIYFQNQRPTGQRRSHNHHRSSDGSLTSHKFSWLLRHSAAVAQHMDPDGFVGFDVLLSQLKKPGCSATKERMLEFVATDQKGRFEVRGEEVRAVNGHSVHFCDNYEVVQDPPEFLYHATNNHAVPLIMGGALKRMGRHYIHMHGAPPPKTSVRYRILRIRPPRGHVFYRTKNGYFLCREDIPAEFIEVLN, from the coding sequence ATGAGCAACCATAAGATACCGCTGATCCCGAATGAAAAAATCTACTTCCAAAATCAGCGTCCAACCGGTCAACGAAGATCTCACAACCATCACCGCAGTTCCGATGGCAGTCTGACGTCTCACAAATTTTCCTGGCTGCTTCGCCATTCGGCCGCCGTAGCCCAACACATGGACCCGGATGGGTTTGTCGGGTTTGACGTTCTGCTGAGTCAGCTTAAAAAACCGGGCTGCAGCGCAACCAAAGAGCGAATGCTCGAGTTTGTGGCCACAGATCAAAAAGGTCGGTTCGAAGTTCGTGGAGAGGAAGTTCGGGCCGTAAATGGACACAGCGTGCACTTTTGTGATAACTATGAGGTGGTTCAGGATCCACCGGAGTTCCTGTATCATGCCACCAACAATCATGCGGTTCCACTGATAATGGGCGGTGCGTTGAAGCGGATGGGCCGGCATTACATCCACATGCACGGGGCTCCTCCGCCGAAAACTTCGGTGCGGTATCGAATATTGAGAATCAGACCTCCCAGAGGGCACGTGTTTTATAGAACTAAAAATGGGTACTTTTTGTGCAGGGAGGATATACCGGCTGAATTTATTGAAGTGTTGAACTAA
- the LOC6040691 gene encoding helicostatins, which translates to MYLRTSPVMMVSSVAMVLCMACAAYGSPAPSSSGSSDLLRAAAASSGGGESGLDGRGQREISASTFQHLLAVRSPKYNFGLGKRRYVIENAPGAKRLPQYNFGLGKRGRMDLFDYEEDSIPDWKDDYQTLLGNDIEEYDQDQDKSAEKRASGRYHFGLGKRRNYDFGLGKRSYQQGEKRLPNRYNFGLGRR; encoded by the exons ATGTACCTCCGGACCTCCCCCGTCATGATGGTCAGCTCGGTGGCGATGGTGCTGTGCATGGCCTGCGCTGCGTATGGTTCCCCAGCTCCATCCAGTTCTGGATCGTCGGATTTGTTACGGGCGGCGGCAGCATCCTCCGGTGGCGGTGAATCCGGCTTGGACGGCCGGGGGCAGCGGGAAATCTCCGCGTCCACGTTTCAGCACCTGTTGGCCGTCCGGTCGCCCAAGTACAACTTTGGCCTCGGCAAGCGGAGATACGTGATCGAGAATGCGCCCGGCGCGAAGCGGTTACCCCAGTACAACTTTGGGCTGGGCAAGCGAGGGAG GATGGACTTGTTCGACTACGAAGAGGACAGCATCCCGGACTGGAAGGACGACTACCAGACGCTGTTAGGAAACGACATCGAAGAATACGACCAGGACCAGGACAAATCTGCGGAAAAACGAGCGTCAG GACGGTACCACTTTGGTCTGGGAAAGAGACGAAATTACGACTTTGGACTGGGCAAACGATCCTACCAGCAAGGTGAGAAGCGACTTCCGAACCGGTACAACTTTGGCCTCGGACGGCGTTAA
- the LOC6040690 gene encoding probable salivary secreted peptide — MKTLALTVVLFSLGALVFTQSHHYQWGFRGPYDVLLNRTIAIKSSSMLQVKTMDLYYPLKGQLGRNITFMNVTDQYINGKGGYASLLAGGVGFNNTKIHLKSQRGNGFSFIVEIYGR, encoded by the exons ATGAAGACCCTCGCGTTGACCGTTGTTCTGTTCAGCTTGGGAGCGCTGGTGTTCACCCAGAGCCACCACTACCAGTGGGGCTTCCGGGGGCCGTACGATGTCCTGCTCAACCGGACCATTGCCATCAAGTCGTCGTCGATGCTGCAGGTCAAGACGATGGATCTGTACTACCCGTTGAAG GGTCAGCTCGGTCGTAACATCACGTTCATGAACGTCACGGACCAGTACATCAACGGGAAGGGCGGTTACGCCAGTCTGTTGGCCGGTGGCGTCGGATTCAATAACACCAAGATTCATTTGAAGTCCCAGCGGGGCAACGGATTCAGCTTTATCGTGGAAATTTATGGCCGCTAA